In Phlebotomus papatasi isolate M1 chromosome 1, Ppap_2.1, whole genome shotgun sequence, the following proteins share a genomic window:
- the LOC129798196 gene encoding DNA polymerase epsilon subunit 2 has protein sequence MSENPEIRRLIISTFKLCGYTIRSGCPFLVEELAKIPQEDHRKLLEDMCDHVQRQNLSAPVLEQQHLELAFKESQNYGLNESETVFSVIPDAFAIPSFVYDSERKKFLPSGQVRSLLGDSGAKGECLRNRYYMLWQRTARHEMFSKSVLDRNAAGFVLRRVENILCTSKMRDVVIMGLFTKFSDGKFHVEDPTGTIALDMTDAKMHSGLFCDGCFVLVQGKYQEGILKVSSLGFPPPEAASSSRAYFGTANTWGGPSKTLLKYSQRLKTVELTDTEATIIFLSDCWLDDETVMEKLRVLFEGYDDSPPVAIVLMGPFTRILEHYRVLKERFTKLGNIVAQCPSILAKTDIVFVPAADDPPSSNILPRSALPDFLLSDLRRKVPRAVAATNPCRLQYCTQQITIFRMDLVTKLCRNAIKFPETGLIEEHVARTLVCQGTLAPMHMNVMPILWQFDASLSLYPLPDLVVLGDSTKSFTTDLQGCTILNVGSFPKSNFSFKVYVPHNRTVEDSMIPSDDSDQP, from the exons atgaGTGAAAATCCAGAAATCCGGCGTTTAATCATTTCAACTTTTAAGCTATGTGGCTACACAATCCGATC TGGATGCCCCTTTTTAGTGGAGGAATTGGCAAAGATTCCACAGGAGGATCATCGGAAGTTGCTGGAGGATATGTGTGATCATGTTCAGAGGCAGAATTTATCAGCTCCTGTCCTGGAGCAGCAGCATCTCGAGTTAGCCTTCAAGGAGAGTCAGAATTACGGCCTCAATGAGAGTGAAACAGTGTTCAGTGTCATTCCGGATGCTTTTGCCATCCCCTCCTTTGTCTACGACAGCGAGAGGAAGAAGTTCCTTCCATCTGGGCAGGTAAGAAGCCTACTGGGGGACTCTGGGGCTAAGGGGGAGTGCCTGAGGAATCGTTACTACATGCTGTGGCAGCGAACAGCTCGCCATGAGATGTTCTCAAAGAGCGTCCTGGACAGGAATGCGGCAGGATTTGTGCTGCGGAGAGTGGAAAATATCCTGTGTACGTCAAAGATGAGGGATGTGGTGATAATGGGTTTGTTCACCAAATTCAGCGATGGGAAATTTCATGTGGAAGATCCCACTGGGACGATAGCATTGGATATGACCGATGCCAAGATGCATTCTGGCTTATTCTGTGACGGATGCTTCGTTCTGGTTCAGGGAAAGTACCAGGAGGGGATACTCAAAGTGTCTAGCTTGGGATTTCCTCCACCAGAAGCTGCCAGTAGCAGCAGGGCGTACTTTGGAACTGCCAATACCTGGGGAGGACCCAGCAAGACTCTCTTGAAGTACTCACAGCGCCTGAAGACTGTTGAACTCACGGATACAGAGGCCACGATAATCTTCCTTTCGGACTGCTGGCTAGACGATGAGACAGTGATGGAGAAGCTGAGAGTCCTCTTTGAGGGCTACGATGACAGTCCTCCTGTAGCCATTGTCCTAATGGGTCCATTTACCAGAATCCTCGAGCATTATCGCGTGCTGAAGGAGAGATTCACAAAATTGGGCAACATTGTAGCTCAATGTCCCTCAATTCTCGCTAAAACGGACATAGTATTCGTTCCTGCAGCTGATGATCCTCCCTCCAGCAACATCCTGCCCCGTTCAGCACTTCCGGACTTCCTGCTGTCAGACCTTAGAAGAAAAGTCCCCCGTGCAGTGGCTGCGACAAATCCCTGCCGATTGCAGTACTGCACCCAACAGATCACAATCTTCCGGATGGATCTGGTCACCAAACTCTGCCGCAATGCCATTAAATTCCCAGAAACTGGCCTGATTGAAGAACATGTGGCCAGGACTCTCGTCTGCCAGGGCACTCTGGCACCGATGCATATGAACGTGATGCCCATTCTCTGGCAGTTTGACGCTTCCCTCTCCCTCTATCCTCTCCCCGACCTCGTGGTCCTCGGAGACTCAACCAAGAGCTTCACCACGGACCTCCAAGGCTGCACGATACTCAACGTTGGCTCCTTCCCCAAAAGCAACTTCTCCTTCAAAGTCTACGTCCCCCATAATCGCACCGTCGAGGACTCCATGATCCCCTCCGATGATTCTGACCAGCCATAA